In one Agathobacter rectalis ATCC 33656 genomic region, the following are encoded:
- a CDS encoding rhodanese-like domain-containing protein: MKFKIVYADELYKVQKEMNALLIDIRTREEYDRSHWKGALSMPMDITDSYESELDASQSVIFYCTHGGSSMKLARYLGNRGFDTATVIGGYNAMCGYQKKLQKYG, encoded by the coding sequence ATGAAATTTAAAATAGTTTATGCGGATGAGCTTTATAAGGTGCAAAAAGAAATGAATGCACTGCTTATAGATATAAGAACAAGAGAGGAATATGACAGGTCGCACTGGAAAGGCGCACTCAGTATGCCTATGGATATCACGGATTCATATGAGAGTGAACTCGATGCGTCACAGAGTGTGATTTTTTACTGCACGCATGGTGGAAGCAGCATGAAGCTGGCCAGATATCTGGGAAATCGCGGTTTTGATACAGCGACAGTCATAGGTGGATACAATGCTATGTGCGGATATCAAAAAAAGTTGCAGAAATATGGCTGA
- a CDS encoding lectin like domain-containing protein, whose translation MKYSKRYIAFTLILALIFVSNFYIYAKDSSTLGAFRGAQIDNTIWSPLVAADVNGTTIRLRIENKEYTSEDEHVYMDENRNIMVPVSMLRDALNSSAHVYNKNELLVEKHSLTADFKLADDNGFVQYKGQFYASLDKLSKLLDMTCSFDTATNTLTMTDKSEGVSTVPTKYDLRERQRVSLIRDQGSYGTCWAFAATSALESALMPEEQLLFSVDHMSMSNSFNVNQYDGGEYTMGMAYLAAWQGPVYDADDPYGDGVTRDDLAAVKHVQQMLIIDGKDYQGIKEAVFKYGGVQTSLYSTIASSKTKTPYYNKQTNSYCYMGQDKPNHDVVIIGWDDNYPKENFNVDLEGDGAFICQNSWGSSFGDNGVFYVSYYDTNVGTHNVVYTDIESADNYDNIYQSDLCGWVGKMGYDKEDMYGANIFTAQSAESLRASGFYATAADTSYKLYVVKNFENEYSFKNKTLVAEGSLKNAGYYTVDFDEPVDLESGERYAIVLYINTPGSTHPMAIEYNSGEAYMSTVNLDDGEGYISYDGVAYINVKEKQDCNLCIKAFSDNR comes from the coding sequence ATGAAATATTCAAAGAGATATATTGCATTTACATTAATCTTGGCACTTATCTTTGTGTCTAATTTTTACATATATGCAAAGGACAGCTCTACACTTGGCGCGTTCAGAGGAGCACAGATAGATAATACTATATGGAGTCCGCTTGTGGCTGCTGATGTAAATGGAACCACCATCAGGCTTAGGATAGAAAATAAGGAGTATACGAGCGAGGATGAGCATGTGTATATGGATGAGAACAGGAATATAATGGTTCCCGTGTCTATGCTTCGCGATGCACTAAACAGCAGTGCACATGTATACAATAAAAATGAGCTTCTGGTGGAAAAGCACAGTCTGACAGCTGATTTCAAGCTGGCAGATGACAATGGCTTTGTACAGTATAAGGGACAGTTTTATGCAAGCTTAGACAAGCTGTCTAAACTTTTGGATATGACCTGCAGCTTTGATACGGCGACAAATACGCTTACTATGACAGACAAATCCGAGGGTGTATCAACGGTGCCAACAAAGTATGATCTGAGGGAAAGACAGCGTGTGTCACTAATCAGGGATCAGGGCAGCTACGGCACCTGTTGGGCTTTTGCGGCCACAAGTGCACTTGAGTCAGCCCTTATGCCGGAGGAGCAGCTTTTGTTTTCCGTGGATCATATGAGTATGAGCAACTCATTCAACGTCAATCAGTATGACGGTGGAGAGTATACCATGGGAATGGCATATCTGGCAGCATGGCAGGGACCGGTTTATGACGCGGATGATCCTTACGGAGATGGAGTGACACGCGATGATCTTGCAGCAGTAAAGCATGTGCAGCAGATGCTTATCATAGATGGAAAGGACTATCAGGGCATAAAGGAGGCTGTTTTCAAATATGGTGGTGTGCAGACATCGCTTTACAGTACAATAGCAAGCTCAAAGACAAAGACGCCTTATTACAATAAGCAGACTAATTCTTACTGTTATATGGGTCAAGATAAGCCAAATCATGATGTGGTTATAATTGGCTGGGATGACAATTACCCTAAGGAAAACTTCAATGTGGATCTGGAAGGAGATGGAGCCTTTATATGCCAGAACAGCTGGGGCAGCAGTTTTGGAGACAATGGGGTGTTCTATGTGTCATACTACGATACAAATGTGGGCACGCACAATGTTGTTTATACAGATATAGAGAGTGCTGACAATTATGATAATATATACCAGAGTGACCTGTGTGGCTGGGTAGGAAAGATGGGCTACGATAAGGAGGATATGTACGGAGCCAACATATTTACCGCACAGTCGGCTGAATCGCTAAGGGCTTCCGGCTTTTATGCTACAGCAGCGGATACCTCATACAAGCTGTATGTAGTTAAGAATTTTGAGAATGAGTATTCTTTTAAAAATAAGACGCTGGTGGCTGAGGGGTCACTAAAAAATGCAGGCTATTACACTGTTGATTTTGATGAGCCTGTTGATTTGGAGTCAGGTGAGCGTTATGCCATTGTACTTTATATAAATACACCGGGCTCGACTCATCCGATGGCTATAGAGTACAACTCGGGAGAAGCATACATGTCTACGGTCAATCTGGATGATGGCGAGGGCTACATCAGCTATGATGGTGTGGCATATATCAATGTAAAGGAAAAACAGGATTGTAACCTCTGTATAAAGGCCTTTTCTGATAACAGATGA
- a CDS encoding N-acetylmuramoyl-L-alanine amidase family protein: MYRNILKIITVFFVMLALIVPVTLEKLPAINEKYDMAKALEDNVLQNYVKASTDAKQEKNPDEILQKGAGFEDDLRIELPDDSEGERQSISVETDALTQTVYVKLKADVDNYFTKYSMTGRSNHIDSMQYYRKGADGVIAITTDKLYQVKQRIENGYLYLSFVNLHDIYDKVIIIDAGHGGRMTGAVRNGIEEKSINLDIVLALKEQLDSYSGDKRLGIFYTRTTDTNPTLQQRAALANKADADLFISVHCNSYEKGNFTAVSGTQVLYSQSDNRELGSKHLAQICMDNVTAATGNRAFGLLPADDIYIIRTSEAPVALVEVGFMTNRQELDNLANADYQKQAAQGIYNAIMQAFDEGY; this comes from the coding sequence ATGTACAGAAATATTCTAAAGATAATAACAGTATTTTTCGTTATGCTTGCACTTATCGTGCCGGTCACGCTTGAAAAGCTTCCGGCTATAAATGAGAAGTATGATATGGCAAAAGCACTGGAGGATAATGTGCTGCAAAACTATGTCAAGGCTTCCACAGATGCAAAGCAGGAGAAGAACCCTGATGAGATATTGCAGAAGGGAGCCGGCTTTGAGGATGATTTAAGGATAGAGCTGCCGGACGACTCAGAAGGGGAGCGCCAGAGTATATCGGTGGAAACCGATGCCCTGACGCAGACGGTCTATGTAAAGCTTAAGGCTGATGTGGACAATTACTTTACGAAGTATTCCATGACAGGCAGGTCAAATCATATAGACTCCATGCAGTATTACCGCAAAGGGGCAGATGGTGTGATAGCTATCACTACAGACAAGCTCTATCAGGTGAAGCAGCGCATAGAGAATGGATATCTTTATCTGAGCTTTGTCAATCTGCATGATATATACGATAAGGTCATCATAATAGATGCAGGTCACGGCGGTCGTATGACCGGTGCCGTGCGAAACGGAATAGAGGAAAAAAGCATCAATCTGGACATAGTGCTGGCACTTAAGGAACAGCTTGACAGCTATTCAGGTGACAAAAGGCTTGGGATATTCTACACCAGGACAACAGATACCAATCCTACACTGCAGCAGAGAGCGGCACTTGCCAATAAGGCGGATGCGGATTTATTTATAAGCGTGCATTGCAACTCATATGAAAAGGGCAATTTCACCGCAGTTTCGGGTACGCAGGTGCTCTACAGCCAGTCAGATAACAGAGAGCTCGGAAGTAAACATCTTGCACAGATTTGCATGGATAACGTGACAGCTGCGACAGGAAACAGGGCATTTGGGCTGCTTCCTGCAGATGACATATATATAATAAGAACAAGTGAGGCTCCGGTTGCGCTTGTGGAGGTGGGCTTCATGACCAACAGACAGGAGCTTGACAATCTGGCCAATGCAGACTATCAGAAACAGGCAGCTCAGGGTATATACAATGCAATCATGCAGGCCTTTGATGAGGGCTACTAG
- a CDS encoding GGDEF domain-containing phosphodiesterase — protein MSNRFDDENNIEMDIKTAFASWGKYVFKCFPQECRLRSFLSEDSLDDSEEKNVDIINNPFIDSMVDRNNLLKAVKQIAEGEKFATVVLHAKEGTDTYRISFKSICFDDDGRTVEAIGLAEQLDERLNESEMVNALGSNFNSIYYVDVDNNKMYPYRMNPSVRAMFGEVLESKPGYNEMMEQYVNAIVLEEDKLHMLLETSINNLRRQFLIKDTYQHDYRIVRDGQVQYCRAKFVNVSGVGELHKMIAGFSDISPEKQRELERIAYVDAVTGGNNYESFKKKLRDRNVSGYLISMDIHSFKIVNSICGVAKGDEALRWISENIRGVVGYNDISGHINADRFVIFFADDKINKVIRKIETINLQLIKVSESLKIPKIQPYFGVTKWEPGKKVEEAYGEANFAKNRIKERKDVLYQIYSQADTERIVEEKQMEDNFYRDLNDNHFEIWYQPKYAPKTNKLVGAEGLVRWRRENNEIIPPSKFIPLFERNGMIKALDEYVFREVCTHQRRWLDEGKKIVPISINLSRASLYFESVVKRYHDIARRIGIYTHLVPIEITESAAVDNDEIKSIADKFHGNGFPLLVDDFGSGYSSLVTLNMKCFDTLKIDKSLIDYIGDSNGERLLVHTIALAKELGICVTAEGVESQEQVEFLKNIDCDSIQGFYYSKPLPLTEYEMLLD, from the coding sequence ATGAGTAATAGATTTGATGATGAAAACAATATAGAGATGGATATAAAGACCGCATTCGCATCCTGGGGAAAGTATGTTTTTAAGTGCTTTCCGCAGGAATGCCGTTTGAGGTCTTTTTTATCAGAGGATTCATTAGATGACTCAGAAGAGAAAAATGTGGATATTATAAACAATCCGTTTATAGACAGCATGGTTGACAGGAATAATCTGCTGAAGGCTGTTAAACAGATTGCAGAGGGAGAAAAATTTGCTACTGTAGTACTGCATGCCAAGGAAGGAACAGATACCTACAGGATATCATTCAAGTCGATTTGCTTTGATGATGATGGCAGAACAGTTGAGGCAATAGGGCTTGCTGAGCAGCTTGATGAGCGTCTTAACGAGAGTGAGATGGTGAATGCTTTAGGAAGCAACTTCAACAGTATCTACTATGTAGATGTAGACAACAATAAGATGTATCCGTACAGGATGAATCCTTCTGTCCGTGCTATGTTTGGAGAAGTGCTTGAGTCAAAACCGGGCTATAATGAGATGATGGAACAGTATGTAAATGCTATCGTCTTAGAAGAGGATAAGCTTCACATGCTTTTAGAGACATCAATTAATAATCTGCGCAGGCAGTTTTTGATAAAGGATACCTATCAGCATGATTACCGCATCGTGAGGGATGGACAGGTACAGTATTGCAGAGCAAAGTTTGTCAATGTGTCTGGCGTGGGAGAGCTGCACAAGATGATAGCGGGCTTTTCGGATATAAGCCCGGAGAAGCAAAGAGAGCTTGAGCGTATAGCGTATGTGGATGCAGTGACCGGAGGCAACAATTACGAGAGTTTTAAAAAGAAGCTGCGTGACAGAAACGTATCAGGATATCTGATTTCCATGGATATTCACTCCTTCAAGATAGTGAACTCCATCTGTGGTGTGGCAAAGGGCGATGAGGCGCTTAGATGGATTTCTGAAAATATACGCGGTGTTGTAGGATATAATGACATATCAGGTCATATAAATGCAGACAGATTTGTTATTTTCTTTGCGGATGACAAGATAAATAAGGTTATCAGAAAGATAGAGACCATCAATTTACAGCTTATTAAGGTTTCAGAATCCTTAAAGATTCCAAAGATTCAGCCATACTTTGGTGTGACAAAATGGGAGCCGGGAAAAAAGGTTGAGGAAGCATACGGCGAGGCCAACTTTGCCAAGAATCGGATCAAGGAGCGGAAGGACGTGCTCTATCAGATATACAGTCAGGCCGATACAGAAAGGATTGTCGAAGAAAAGCAGATGGAGGATAACTTCTACCGGGATTTAAATGACAATCATTTTGAGATATGGTATCAGCCCAAGTATGCTCCAAAGACCAACAAGCTGGTCGGTGCAGAGGGACTTGTCAGGTGGAGAAGAGAAAATAATGAGATTATTCCGCCATCCAAATTTATACCGCTTTTTGAAAGAAACGGCATGATTAAGGCGCTTGATGAGTATGTATTCCGCGAGGTGTGTACACATCAGAGAAGATGGCTTGATGAAGGGAAAAAAATAGTTCCTATCTCAATCAACCTGTCCAGAGCGAGCCTGTACTTTGAGTCTGTGGTTAAAAGATATCATGATATAGCAAGAAGAATCGGCATATACACACATCTTGTGCCTATAGAGATTACAGAGAGTGCAGCGGTCGATAATGATGAAATCAAGAGTATTGCGGATAAATTCCATGGCAATGGATTTCCACTTTTGGTGGATGATTTTGGCTCAGGCTATTCATCACTTGTTACCCTCAATATGAAGTGCTTTGATACACTCAAAATCGACAAGAGCCTGATTGACTATATAGGAGATTCAAATGGTGAGAGGCTGCTTGTGCACACGATAGCACTGGCCAAGGAGCTGGGAATCTGCGTGACCGCCGAGGGTGTTGAGAGTCAGGAGCAGGTAGAGTTTTTGAAGAATATAGACTGCGACAGTATACAGGGCTTTTATTATTCAAAGCCACTGCCGTTAACAGAGTATGAGATGCTTTTGGATTGA
- a CDS encoding THUMP domain-containing class I SAM-dependent RNA methyltransferase: MNRFELVVPCHFGLEAVVKREIYDLGYEITRVEDGRVSFEGDAEAICRANIFLRGAERVLLQVGRFKAATFDELFENVKALPWENYIPKDGRFWVKKASSIKSKLFSPSDIQSIVKKAMVERMKRSYHIDWFPEDGAQYPVRVFLYKDEVMVTLDTSGDSLHKRGYRLATSKAPLTETLAASLIMLTPWHADRILVDPFCGSGTFPIEAAMMAANIAPGMNREFTAESWTNIIPRKLWYEAVQEAEDMIDKDVQVDIQGYDIDPDVVAAARENAKRAGVEHMIHFQQRAVADLHHPKKYGFIISNPPYGERLEEKSALPALYSQIGEAYKRLDAWSMYLITSYEDTERYIGRKADKNRKIYNGMIKTYFYQFMGPKPPRRKKD, from the coding sequence ATGAATAGATTTGAGCTTGTTGTGCCATGTCATTTTGGCCTTGAGGCAGTAGTCAAGAGGGAGATATATGATCTGGGATATGAGATAACACGTGTGGAGGACGGCAGGGTATCGTTTGAGGGCGATGCTGAGGCTATATGCAGAGCGAATATATTCTTAAGAGGCGCAGAGAGAGTATTACTTCAGGTAGGACGCTTTAAGGCTGCCACATTTGATGAGCTTTTTGAAAATGTAAAGGCTCTCCCATGGGAAAATTATATTCCCAAGGACGGCAGATTCTGGGTGAAAAAGGCTTCTTCCATAAAGAGTAAGCTTTTTTCACCATCTGATATACAGTCTATCGTGAAAAAGGCTATGGTTGAGAGAATGAAGAGGTCTTATCACATTGACTGGTTCCCGGAGGACGGAGCACAGTATCCGGTAAGGGTTTTTCTGTACAAGGATGAGGTGATGGTGACACTTGATACATCGGGGGATTCCCTTCACAAGAGAGGATACCGTCTGGCAACGAGCAAGGCGCCGCTGACTGAGACACTTGCAGCATCGCTCATCATGCTTACACCATGGCATGCAGACAGAATACTTGTGGATCCGTTTTGTGGCAGTGGTACATTTCCGATAGAGGCAGCCATGATGGCAGCAAATATAGCACCCGGTATGAACAGGGAGTTTACAGCTGAGAGCTGGACCAATATCATACCAAGAAAGCTGTGGTATGAGGCTGTGCAGGAGGCAGAGGATATGATAGATAAGGATGTGCAGGTGGACATCCAGGGCTATGACATTGACCCTGATGTGGTGGCTGCAGCCAGGGAAAATGCCAAGAGAGCCGGAGTGGAGCACATGATTCATTTCCAGCAGAGGGCTGTGGCTGACCTGCATCACCCGAAGAAGTACGGATTTATTATCTCAAATCCTCCATACGGTGAGCGACTCGAGGAGAAATCAGCGCTCCCGGCACTGTATTCACAGATTGGAGAAGCTTATAAGAGGCTTGATGCATGGTCGATGTATCTGATTACGAGCTATGAGGATACAGAGCGCTATATCGGCAGAAAAGCTGACAAAAACAGGAAAATCTACAATGGTATGATAAAGACATATTTTTATCAGTTTATGGGGCCTAAGCCTCCGAGAAGGAAAAAGGATTAG